Proteins from a single region of Paenibacillus sp. BIHB 4019:
- a CDS encoding DUF5695 domain-containing protein yields the protein MTMQWLPRSRQMLKLATSVFVTALMVILIPHIASAYTLSDSNFNISTGTNGEINSLRLTGDTFNTQYVMNPTVTPNQNTADHQWLGELMFKYRFGTGAWQTALTQSSTDGRTQSQTGNNVTITYQNSTNANGVKNFKLVNTYSLVNDYFLWKIELTNTSTQAIEFGDIGLPLPFNEFWTGGSNEQIYETRVLTHSFVGNNSSYITAARPSGIGPYLLMVPDASTGAGFEYQDRWRVEEHPGSKWAMDQGGWIEGLNVFYIHSNVIKSTNRGYLPNTSLTLAPGASKTYAFKFFKVANENDVKDRLYNEGHIDVTVVPGMIVPTNQTAKFDLHTTKTINSITAQYPSDTTITSLGTTGTNHKLYSITMNKLGQNLITVNYGNGEKTVLQFYAIEPVDAALQRHSTFMVNSTQWNVPGDIRDKVFDDWMMDTNSKRNIFNGYWGWGDDWGYTHAQFLAEKNVQTPVASEVTALDDYLTVAIWGRLMAQHQTDYLIHDFLMPEPNDTPTYRGYAYPHIYNTYFSMYKIAKLYPNLITYDNPKNTYLLRAYNIFNALYGSGVAYNWNTGLMGEMTTPDIIKALQDEGYTAEANNLIAKMATKYNNFANTTYPYGSEYNYDNTGEEAVYTLAKMNNNNTMKSKINLKTRAARGHMPVWYYYADPVTITGENWWNFQYTVSLAGYAMDDWVRNNSTNAEVEQRLSYAAKIANVGAINSGQISADAADLGAVAWTYQAEKGNYPALGVGGGALQNGWRGMAGEADLGLFGAIKILSSDVAVDPIFGVYCYGCDATDNSTSYTVVPKDGVFQRLNLITEKFGMELERDKIATATITKAKNNVKFNLKNSTSGTAHTTKVTFKGLAAGYYNILVNNAVAGGVNVSSSGAAVVTLNIGTAATYDIELAQGTAPTNTAPVVSAGTAGTFTLPSPVALAGTATDDGLPSGTLTTTWTLVSGPGTAVFANAAAVNTTATVSTAGTYVFRLTASDGSLTANATVTHTVNPAAPLPEVIVNYLFNQTSGTTATDSSGNGKNATLSGTTAWVAGHSGNALDLNGTSGYASLPTGIVSAVNDFTISTWVKLDTISDWSRIFDFGTGTNANMFLTPRAGGSGLRFAITSSGNGAEQQLNATALPTGVWKHVAVTLSGTTGRMYVDGVQVAINTSMTLKPSSLGNTNLNYLGKSQYGDPYLDGALDDFKIYSRALSATEIGSIFSGSSLAADISEQGTLTTSQDEAQGVEAGTQSSGEQAEGKLNTGTGAVTPAAAVGLHLLRLVALSAEAPSATEAPSAPSSAPGAVEAPVQWAQYEFAQDYTISSIRVHWNDGEGTIKLPEQYSVQYWDGEQWLDVAEASGLGLKANEANETSFTPVKTNKIRVLIPGEESVLTGLQSWKVFGY from the coding sequence ATGACCATGCAATGGCTACCTCGTTCAAGGCAAATGCTTAAGCTGGCAACATCTGTTTTTGTAACCGCTTTAATGGTAATTTTAATTCCTCACATCGCTTCCGCTTACACGCTTTCAGACAGCAATTTCAACATTTCCACCGGCACAAACGGAGAAATCAATTCACTGCGCCTGACGGGAGACACCTTCAACACGCAATATGTGATGAACCCGACAGTAACGCCGAATCAGAACACCGCCGATCACCAATGGCTGGGCGAGCTCATGTTCAAGTACCGCTTCGGTACAGGAGCTTGGCAGACGGCACTGACACAAAGCTCCACCGATGGCAGAACGCAAAGCCAGACGGGCAACAATGTAACGATTACTTACCAGAATTCGACGAATGCAAATGGCGTCAAAAACTTCAAGCTGGTGAATACGTATTCGCTCGTAAACGATTATTTTTTATGGAAAATCGAACTGACGAATACGAGTACGCAAGCAATTGAATTTGGCGACATTGGTTTGCCATTGCCGTTCAACGAATTTTGGACGGGCGGCAGCAACGAGCAAATTTATGAAACACGCGTGCTTACCCACTCCTTTGTCGGCAACAACAGCTCCTATATTACAGCAGCACGGCCAAGCGGCATCGGCCCTTATTTGCTGATGGTTCCTGATGCGAGCACTGGAGCAGGCTTTGAATACCAGGATCGCTGGAGAGTCGAGGAGCATCCGGGCAGCAAATGGGCGATGGATCAAGGCGGCTGGATTGAAGGACTTAACGTTTTCTACATCCACTCCAATGTGATCAAAAGCACGAATCGCGGCTATTTGCCGAATACGAGCCTGACGCTCGCACCGGGCGCAAGCAAAACGTATGCGTTTAAATTTTTCAAAGTAGCGAACGAAAATGATGTGAAGGATCGTCTATACAACGAGGGCCATATCGATGTAACGGTCGTTCCGGGCATGATCGTGCCAACGAACCAAACGGCTAAATTCGATCTGCACACGACGAAAACGATCAATTCCATTACAGCGCAATACCCGTCCGACACGACGATTACGTCACTCGGCACAACGGGCACGAATCATAAGCTGTATTCAATTACGATGAACAAGCTGGGACAGAATTTAATTACGGTCAACTATGGAAACGGGGAAAAGACGGTTCTGCAGTTTTATGCCATTGAACCCGTAGATGCAGCGCTACAGCGGCATTCCACCTTCATGGTGAACAGCACGCAGTGGAACGTTCCAGGCGATATTCGCGACAAGGTGTTTGACGACTGGATGATGGATACAAACTCCAAACGCAATATTTTCAACGGCTATTGGGGCTGGGGCGATGATTGGGGTTACACCCATGCACAGTTCCTAGCGGAGAAAAATGTTCAAACTCCTGTTGCCTCCGAGGTTACGGCGCTTGACGATTATTTGACGGTCGCTATTTGGGGCAGGCTCATGGCGCAGCATCAGACGGATTATTTGATCCACGACTTCCTGATGCCGGAGCCTAATGACACGCCAACCTACCGCGGCTACGCTTATCCGCATATTTACAACACGTATTTCAGCATGTACAAAATCGCTAAGCTGTATCCGAATTTGATTACGTATGACAATCCTAAAAACACTTATCTGCTGCGGGCTTATAACATTTTCAATGCCCTGTACGGATCAGGTGTCGCTTACAACTGGAACACGGGCCTAATGGGCGAAATGACGACGCCGGATATTATTAAGGCGCTTCAGGACGAGGGCTACACGGCGGAAGCGAATAATTTGATTGCCAAAATGGCGACCAAATACAATAATTTCGCTAACACGACGTATCCTTACGGCTCGGAGTACAACTACGACAATACGGGCGAAGAAGCGGTTTACACGCTTGCCAAGATGAACAACAACAATACGATGAAAAGCAAAATCAATTTGAAAACGCGGGCTGCACGCGGTCATATGCCGGTCTGGTATTATTATGCCGATCCGGTGACGATTACCGGCGAGAACTGGTGGAACTTCCAGTACACGGTATCGCTTGCAGGCTATGCGATGGATGATTGGGTTCGCAACAACTCAACTAATGCGGAAGTGGAGCAGCGCTTGTCCTATGCAGCTAAAATCGCAAACGTCGGCGCGATCAACTCCGGTCAAATCAGCGCAGACGCAGCAGATCTTGGTGCTGTAGCCTGGACGTATCAAGCGGAAAAAGGCAACTACCCTGCACTAGGAGTAGGTGGCGGCGCCTTGCAAAACGGCTGGCGCGGCATGGCGGGAGAAGCAGATCTGGGCTTGTTCGGCGCCATTAAAATTTTGAGCTCCGACGTAGCGGTTGATCCTATTTTCGGCGTCTACTGTTATGGCTGCGATGCAACCGACAATAGCACCAGCTATACGGTTGTGCCGAAGGACGGCGTATTCCAGCGCCTCAACCTCATTACTGAGAAATTCGGCATGGAGCTGGAGCGCGACAAAATTGCAACAGCAACGATTACGAAGGCGAAAAACAATGTGAAATTCAATTTGAAAAACTCGACTTCGGGAACAGCACACACAACGAAAGTAACCTTCAAAGGCTTGGCTGCGGGCTATTATAATATTTTGGTAAACAACGCTGTAGCTGGCGGAGTCAATGTTTCAAGCAGCGGAGCAGCTGTAGTTACCCTAAACATTGGCACGGCTGCAACGTATGACATTGAGCTTGCGCAAGGAACAGCGCCAACGAATACAGCACCGGTTGTAAGCGCGGGCACAGCAGGCACATTCACGCTTCCTTCGCCAGTTGCACTGGCAGGAACAGCAACGGATGACGGTTTGCCTTCTGGCACTCTGACTACGACGTGGACGCTTGTGAGCGGTCCGGGAACGGCGGTATTCGCAAACGCAGCAGCTGTAAATACGACAGCGACGGTGTCGACGGCGGGAACTTATGTATTCAGGCTGACGGCAAGCGATGGCAGCTTGACTGCGAATGCAACGGTTACGCATACGGTTAACCCGGCGGCTCCTTTGCCTGAGGTCATTGTGAACTACTTGTTTAATCAGACAAGCGGAACGACCGCGACAGATTCCTCAGGCAACGGGAAAAATGCAACGTTATCCGGCACGACGGCATGGGTAGCGGGGCATTCCGGCAATGCGCTCGACCTTAACGGCACGAGCGGCTATGCGTCCTTGCCGACGGGCATCGTCAGCGCTGTAAATGATTTTACGATTTCGACATGGGTCAAATTAGATACCATTAGCGACTGGTCGCGCATTTTCGATTTTGGCACAGGAACGAATGCCAATATGTTCCTGACGCCGCGTGCTGGCGGCAGCGGGCTGCGCTTTGCCATCACGTCAAGCGGCAATGGCGCGGAGCAGCAGCTTAATGCAACAGCATTGCCAACGGGCGTCTGGAAGCATGTCGCAGTAACGCTTTCGGGCACGACGGGCAGAATGTACGTCGATGGGGTGCAGGTTGCGATTAATACGTCGATGACCTTAAAGCCATCAAGCCTTGGCAATACGAATTTAAATTACCTCGGCAAATCCCAATATGGCGATCCGTATTTGGATGGAGCTTTGGATGATTTCAAAATTTACAGCCGTGCGTTAAGCGCTACGGAAATCGGTTCCATATTCAGCGGTTCCTCGCTGGCTGCGGATATTTCAGAGCAAGGCACACTGACGACTTCACAGGATGAAGCGCAAGGCGTGGAAGCAGGAACGCAGTCTAGCGGTGAACAGGCAGAGGGCAAGCTTAATACTGGTACTGGTGCGGTGACACCAGCAGCGGCAGTTGGGCTGCATCTGCTGCGGCTTGTCGCACTAAGTGCGGAAGCTCCTTCAGCAACCGAGGCACCGAGTGCTCCTTCTTCTGCTCCGGGGGCTGTTGAAGCGCCTGTTCAATGGGCGCAATACGAGTTTGCCCAAGACTACACGATTAGCAGCATTCGTGTTCATTGGAACGATGGCGAAGGTACGATTAAGCTGCCGGAGCAATATTCCGTTCAATATTGGGACGGCGAGCAATGGCTTGACGTAGCGGAAGCATCGGGTCTTGGCTTGAAGGCAAATGAAGCCAATGAAACGAGCTTTACGCCGGTGAAGACGAATAAAATTCGCGTTCTTATCCCTGGCGAGGAGTCGGTGCTAACTGGACTCCAATCTTGGAAGGTATTTGGATATTAA
- a CDS encoding ATP-binding protein encodes MNSFRNRLTIIMILMIALSVTAAGLIMANTFKQNHISALEDNMVREMHIILAKMEWKQGTLSEVEPYFTEEAKSLKGFTGARVTFISGDGVVLGDSDHEVSTMDNHNSRSEVAEARENGVGRTIRQSDTLHQNLLYVAILTDSSNPNSNVIRLAMSLSEVEQSIRNVWTVIGGGLLLLFLAAAFVSYRIALSLTRPLEQITSVAKRIKNMDYQARVVVAKQDEIGELGNAINAMADSLQVQMTQIRQNESQLESVLDNMINGVVMIDRTGRFVLMNRHAEELLGFSARELVGRHYAEGKQQFELAQMIQEGLETREHIREEVTFYFPEERLLELNLVPIEQEGEEYEGMLLVLQDVTAIRRLERMRSEFVANVSHELKTPITAIKGFAETLIAGAVDDAETSRSFLQIIFDESDRLNRLIGDILELSKIESRRVPLYFSPVNMDAFMDKTLKLLEAEASRKVIELKMDLEAGLYMEADEDRLRQIVMNLLSNGINYTPEGGRVTVKMEGINEDHIRIRISDTGIGIPKKDLPRIFERFYRVDKARSRSSGGTGLGLSIVKHLIELHKGTISVTSEVGRGTTFIIELPVLQQ; translated from the coding sequence GTGAACAGCTTTCGAAATCGGCTGACGATTATTATGATTTTAATGATTGCTTTATCCGTTACGGCAGCCGGACTTATTATGGCAAATACGTTTAAGCAAAATCATATTAGTGCGTTGGAAGACAATATGGTAAGGGAAATGCACATCATTTTGGCGAAAATGGAATGGAAGCAGGGCACGCTGAGCGAGGTGGAGCCTTATTTTACCGAGGAAGCAAAAAGTCTTAAAGGCTTCACCGGCGCCCGAGTCACGTTTATTTCCGGTGATGGCGTCGTGCTGGGCGACTCGGATCATGAAGTGTCCACGATGGATAATCACAACAGCCGCTCGGAGGTTGCCGAAGCGCGCGAGAACGGCGTTGGCCGAACGATCAGGCAAAGCGATACGCTGCATCAGAATTTGCTGTATGTGGCGATATTGACGGATAGCAGCAATCCGAACTCCAATGTGATCCGATTGGCCATGAGCCTAAGTGAAGTAGAGCAAAGCATCCGCAACGTATGGACGGTTATTGGCGGCGGGCTGCTGCTGCTGTTTTTGGCTGCTGCTTTTGTCAGCTACCGCATTGCGCTCAGCCTGACGCGGCCGCTTGAGCAAATTACAAGCGTCGCGAAGCGGATTAAAAATATGGATTATCAGGCGCGCGTAGTAGTAGCCAAGCAGGATGAGATTGGCGAGCTTGGCAATGCGATTAACGCCATGGCGGACAGCCTGCAGGTGCAAATGACGCAAATCCGCCAAAATGAAAGCCAGCTGGAAAGCGTGCTGGACAATATGATCAACGGCGTCGTCATGATCGATCGTACCGGACGTTTCGTCCTGATGAACAGGCATGCTGAGGAATTGCTCGGCTTCTCGGCACGCGAGCTCGTAGGGCGCCATTACGCCGAAGGCAAACAGCAATTTGAGCTAGCCCAAATGATTCAGGAGGGGCTGGAGACGCGCGAGCATATCCGCGAGGAGGTTACGTTCTATTTTCCCGAGGAGCGGCTGCTGGAGCTGAATCTGGTGCCGATTGAGCAAGAGGGAGAAGAATACGAGGGCATGCTGCTCGTGCTGCAGGATGTGACAGCTATTCGCCGTCTGGAGCGAATGCGCAGCGAGTTCGTAGCGAATGTATCGCATGAGCTGAAAACGCCAATTACGGCGATTAAAGGCTTCGCAGAGACGCTGATTGCAGGAGCTGTCGATGATGCGGAAACGTCACGTTCGTTTCTGCAAATTATTTTTGATGAGAGCGATCGGTTGAACCGATTGATCGGGGATATACTGGAGCTGTCGAAAATTGAGTCGCGGCGGGTTCCGCTTTATTTTTCACCGGTCAATATGGATGCATTTATGGATAAAACGCTCAAGCTGCTGGAGGCGGAGGCATCGCGCAAGGTGATTGAGCTGAAAATGGACCTGGAAGCAGGCCTATATATGGAAGCGGATGAAGACCGGCTGCGGCAAATTGTAATGAATTTGCTTTCGAACGGCATCAACTATACGCCAGAGGGCGGGCGGGTGACCGTAAAAATGGAAGGCATAAACGAGGACCATATCCGCATACGTATCAGCGACACGGGAATCGGCATTCCGAAGAAGGATTTGCCGCGCATCTTTGAGCGCTTTTACCGGGTGGACAAGGCGCGTTCGCGCAGTTCAGGCGGCACGGGGCTTGGCTTGTCGATCGTTAAGCATTTGATCGAGCTGCACAAAGGAACGATATCGGTAACGAGCGAAGTGGGCCGTGGAACGACATTTATTATTGAGCTGCCCGTGCTTCAGCAGTAG
- a CDS encoding response regulator transcription factor: MSHKVLVIEDEPTLARLLSYNLTQEGYEITVADHGGEGLQTALQRSFDLIILDIMLPGMNGFDILNRLRQNGLRTPVIILTARNAEEEVVQGLKHGADDYITKPFGVAELLARVSAVLRRTQLQDDNMMPETTEKIITAGELSIYPDKYEVVLDGESIPLRPKEFEVLLYLVQRPGMVITRDDLMNVVWGFDYIGGQRTVDVHVSSLRKKLELGQQSVQIESIRGVGYKLVMHKKLVTPKS, from the coding sequence ATGTCGCATAAAGTGCTTGTCATTGAAGACGAACCGACACTCGCTAGGCTTCTGTCATACAATTTGACGCAGGAAGGCTACGAAATTACGGTCGCCGATCATGGTGGAGAAGGTTTGCAAACGGCGCTGCAGCGCAGCTTCGATCTTATTATTTTGGATATTATGCTGCCGGGAATGAACGGCTTCGACATTTTAAATCGCCTGCGTCAAAATGGCCTGCGGACGCCGGTCATTATTTTGACAGCCCGCAATGCCGAGGAAGAAGTCGTGCAAGGCTTAAAGCATGGTGCGGATGACTATATTACTAAGCCGTTCGGCGTTGCCGAGCTGCTGGCGCGCGTATCTGCGGTGCTGCGCCGGACTCAGCTTCAGGACGATAACATGATGCCTGAAACGACAGAGAAGATCATTACAGCGGGCGAGCTGTCGATCTATCCGGATAAGTATGAGGTCGTGCTGGATGGGGAATCGATCCCGCTGCGTCCGAAGGAATTTGAAGTGCTGCTGTATCTGGTCCAGCGGCCAGGCATGGTTATTACGCGCGACGATTTGATGAATGTTGTGTGGGGCTTCGACTACATTGGCGGTCAGCGTACCGTAGATGTGCACGTCAGCTCGCTTCGCAAAAAGCTGGAGCTTGGACAGCAGTCGGTGCAAATCGAATCGATTCGCGGCGTCGGCTATAAGCTCGTTATGCACAAAAAGCTTGTCACACCTAAAAGTTAA
- a CDS encoding AraC family transcriptional regulator, with protein MEAFNEQVPYENPLLSIRIFRTQRSTSELIKWHYHKQLELIYIINGSLKIDIEDDSFDLESGDIVVLGSSQLHRDRNVGKLDYIVLQFNLEDFFDNSTIPYIRYFSETENPLSRANYIFRENTAIRQQASEAITKLLHEATHKETGYEIAVSIQIKQLLLLMLRGDSQRILARQDDFDHIRLKPVLDYVENNLGERIQVEDMCRIVNMSYYYFVKFFKKTIGLSFTEYVNYRKIKWAERILLTKDLSIADVGERIGMPNMAHFYKTFKKYNDCSPKQFQRKMLEWDRS; from the coding sequence TTGGAAGCTTTTAACGAGCAGGTTCCTTACGAGAACCCGTTGCTTTCTATCCGAATTTTTCGAACACAGCGCTCAACCAGCGAATTGATCAAGTGGCATTATCACAAACAGCTGGAGCTCATCTATATTATTAATGGCAGTCTCAAGATCGATATTGAGGACGACAGCTTTGATCTTGAAAGCGGAGACATTGTCGTGCTTGGCTCAAGCCAGCTGCATCGCGACCGTAATGTTGGCAAGCTGGACTATATTGTGCTGCAATTTAATCTTGAGGATTTTTTCGACAACAGCACCATACCTTATATCCGCTATTTTTCCGAGACGGAAAATCCACTGAGCCGCGCCAATTATATTTTTCGTGAAAATACAGCCATCCGGCAGCAGGCAAGCGAAGCGATTACTAAGCTGCTGCACGAAGCAACCCACAAGGAAACCGGCTATGAAATTGCCGTCAGCATCCAGATCAAGCAGCTGCTGCTGCTTATGCTGCGTGGCGACAGCCAGCGCATCCTTGCCAGGCAGGATGATTTTGACCATATCCGGCTCAAGCCTGTCCTTGACTATGTCGAGAACAATTTGGGCGAGCGCATTCAGGTCGAGGACATGTGCCGAATTGTGAATATGAGCTACTATTATTTCGTTAAGTTTTTCAAAAAAACGATAGGCCTTTCCTTCACCGAATACGTCAATTACCGCAAAATCAAGTGGGCGGAGCGTATTTTGCTAACGAAGGATTTAAGCATTGCCGACGTAGGCGAGCGGATTGGCATGCCGAATATGGCCCATTTTTATAAAACCTTCAAAAAATACAACGACTGCTCCCCCAAGCAATTCCAGCGTAAAATGCTGGAATGGGACCGAAGCTAA